The following proteins come from a genomic window of Mycolicibacterium rufum:
- the leuS gene encoding leucine--tRNA ligase, with product MTDTPTAHPAADDTPPHRYTAELAGRIEQSWQQRWSEAGTFDVANPVGSLAAADGTPVPADKMFVQDMFPYPSGEGLHVGHPLGYIATDVYARYYRMTGRNVLHALGFDAFGLPAEQYAIQTGTHPRTRTEANIVNFRRQLGRLGLGHDARRSFSTTDVDYYKWTQWIFLQIFNAWFDREQNRARPIAELIAEYEAGTRATEDGRRWSELSSDEQADLIDAHRLVYLADSVVNWCPGLGTVLANEEVTADGRSERGNFPVFRKRLRQWMMRITAYSDRLLEDLEVLDWPEKVKTMQRNWIGRSTGASVLFGTDAGDVEVFTTRPDTLFGATYLVLAPEHDLVDGLVAAEWPAGVDPRWTYGAPTPREAVSAYRAAIAAKSDLERQENKTKTGVFLGAYATNPADGQQVPVFIADYVLAGYGTGAIMAVPGGDQRDWDFATEFGLPIAEVVSGGDISEAAYTGEGLMVNSGFLDGMDVAAAKAAMTERLTADGRGRARIEYKLRDWLFARQRYWGEPFPIVYDAQGRAHGLPEDLLPVELPDVPDYSPVLFDPDDADSEPSPPLAKATDWVNVELDLGDGLKPYTRDTNVMPQWAGSSWYELRYTDPYNAEALCAKENEAYWMGPRPAEHGPDDPGGVDLYVGGVEHAVLHLLYSRFWHKVLHDLGHVSSREPYRRLVNQGYIQAFAYTDARGAYVPAAEVTERDGKFYWTGQDGDVRREIEVNQEFGKIGKSLKNSVSPDEICDNYGADTLRVYEMSMGPLEASRPWATKDVVGAHRFLQRVWRLVVDEESGAVRATDDALDEATLRLLHRTIAGAADDYAGLRNNTAAAKLIEYTNHLTKQSVTARAALEPLVLMVAPLAPHLAEELWSRLGHDGSLAHGPFPTADEQYLVEDTVEYPVQVNGKVRSRVTVAADAGADSVEAAALADEKVVGFLDGRTPKKVIVVAGRLVNIVV from the coding sequence GTGACCGACACGCCGACTGCGCACCCTGCTGCCGACGACACGCCCCCGCACCGCTACACCGCGGAGCTGGCCGGGCGTATCGAGCAGTCCTGGCAGCAGCGGTGGAGCGAGGCCGGCACCTTCGACGTCGCCAACCCGGTCGGTTCGCTGGCCGCAGCCGACGGCACGCCGGTGCCCGCCGACAAGATGTTCGTCCAGGACATGTTCCCCTACCCGTCGGGCGAGGGTCTGCACGTCGGGCATCCGCTCGGCTACATCGCCACCGACGTGTATGCCCGCTACTACCGGATGACCGGGCGCAATGTGTTGCACGCGTTGGGTTTCGACGCTTTCGGTCTGCCCGCCGAGCAGTACGCGATCCAGACCGGAACGCATCCGCGCACCCGCACCGAAGCCAACATCGTCAACTTCCGCCGCCAGCTCGGCCGGCTCGGTCTCGGCCACGACGCGCGGCGCAGCTTCTCCACCACCGACGTCGACTACTACAAGTGGACGCAGTGGATCTTCCTGCAGATCTTCAACGCGTGGTTCGACCGCGAGCAGAACCGGGCCCGCCCGATCGCCGAATTGATCGCCGAATACGAGGCCGGCACCCGCGCGACCGAGGACGGCCGCCGCTGGTCGGAGCTGAGCAGCGACGAGCAGGCGGACCTGATCGACGCGCACCGACTCGTCTATCTGGCCGACTCGGTGGTCAACTGGTGTCCCGGGCTGGGCACGGTGCTGGCCAACGAGGAGGTCACCGCCGACGGCCGCAGCGAGCGCGGCAACTTCCCGGTGTTCCGGAAACGGTTGCGGCAGTGGATGATGCGCATCACCGCCTACTCCGACCGGTTGCTCGAGGATCTCGAGGTGCTGGACTGGCCCGAGAAGGTCAAGACGATGCAGCGCAACTGGATCGGCCGGTCCACCGGCGCCAGCGTGTTGTTCGGCACCGACGCGGGCGATGTCGAGGTCTTCACCACCCGCCCCGACACGCTGTTCGGGGCGACCTACCTGGTGCTGGCCCCCGAACACGATCTGGTGGACGGCCTGGTCGCCGCCGAGTGGCCGGCCGGGGTGGACCCGCGGTGGACCTACGGCGCGCCGACCCCGCGCGAGGCGGTGAGCGCCTACCGCGCCGCGATCGCGGCGAAGTCCGATCTGGAACGCCAGGAGAACAAGACCAAGACCGGCGTGTTCCTCGGCGCCTATGCCACCAATCCGGCTGACGGACAACAGGTTCCGGTGTTCATCGCCGATTACGTGCTGGCCGGCTACGGCACCGGCGCGATCATGGCGGTGCCCGGCGGCGATCAGCGGGACTGGGATTTCGCGACCGAGTTCGGGCTGCCGATCGCGGAAGTGGTGTCAGGTGGCGATATCTCGGAGGCGGCGTACACGGGGGAGGGCCTGATGGTCAACTCCGGATTCCTCGACGGCATGGACGTGGCGGCGGCCAAGGCCGCCATGACCGAGCGCCTCACTGCCGACGGCCGCGGCCGCGCGCGCATCGAGTACAAGCTGCGGGACTGGCTGTTCGCCCGTCAGCGGTACTGGGGCGAGCCGTTCCCGATCGTCTACGACGCGCAGGGCCGCGCCCACGGCCTCCCCGAGGATCTGCTGCCCGTCGAGTTGCCCGACGTCCCGGACTACTCGCCGGTGCTGTTCGACCCCGACGACGCGGACAGCGAGCCGTCGCCGCCGCTGGCGAAGGCCACCGACTGGGTGAACGTCGAACTCGACCTCGGCGACGGGCTCAAGCCCTACACCCGGGACACCAACGTGATGCCGCAGTGGGCCGGCAGTTCCTGGTACGAGCTGCGCTACACCGACCCGTACAACGCGGAAGCCCTGTGCGCCAAGGAGAATGAGGCGTACTGGATGGGGCCGCGGCCCGCCGAACACGGACCCGACGACCCGGGTGGCGTCGACCTCTACGTCGGCGGCGTCGAGCACGCGGTGCTGCATCTGCTCTACTCCCGCTTCTGGCACAAGGTGCTGCACGACCTCGGTCATGTCAGCTCGCGCGAGCCGTACCGGCGGCTGGTCAACCAGGGGTACATCCAGGCGTTCGCCTACACCGACGCGCGCGGTGCGTACGTGCCCGCGGCCGAGGTCACCGAACGCGACGGAAAGTTCTACTGGACGGGCCAGGACGGCGACGTTCGCCGAGAAATAGAGGTCAACCAGGAGTTCGGCAAGATCGGCAAGAGCCTGAAGAACTCGGTGTCGCCGGACGAGATCTGCGACAACTACGGCGCCGACACCCTGCGGGTGTACGAGATGTCGATGGGGCCACTGGAGGCGTCGCGGCCGTGGGCCACCAAGGACGTCGTCGGTGCGCACCGCTTCCTGCAGCGCGTCTGGCGCCTGGTGGTCGACGAGGAGTCCGGCGCGGTGCGCGCCACCGATGACGCGCTCGACGAGGCCACGCTGCGGCTGCTGCACCGCACGATCGCCGGGGCCGCCGACGACTACGCCGGGCTGCGCAACAACACCGCCGCGGCCAAGTTGATCGAGTACACCAACCACCTGACCAAGCAGTCGGTCACCGCGCGCGCCGCGCTGGAACCGCTGGTGCTGATGGTCGCACCGCTGGCGCCGCACTTGGCCGAGGAGCTGTGGTCGCGGCTCGGGCACGACGGCTCGCTGGCCCACGGCCCGTTCCCGACCGCCGACGAGCAGTATCTGGTCGAGGACACCGTCGAGTACCCGGTGCAGGTCAACGGCAAGGTCCGCAGCCGGGTCACCGTCGCCGCGGATGCGGGCGCCGACTCCGTGGAGGCGGCGGCGCTCGCCGACGAGAAGGTGGTCGGTTTCCTCGACGGGCGCACGCCGAAGAAGGTCATCGTGGTGGCGGGCCGGCTGGTCAACATCGTCGTGTGA